The Pontibacter pudoricolor genome contains a region encoding:
- a CDS encoding DsbA family oxidoreductase: protein MSKQKIKIDIVSDINCPWCYVGEQRLNSALATAKDNYEFEVAFKPFELNAAIAPEGMDKVEYFKNNYGPQIVSQIGAMNQRLADTGKEVGIEFNFEKQTRINNTFNGHRLIWLAGEYGVQEKVAEALFYSYFTEGNNMNDTDLLKKVGTENGIPADRLENFFESEEGKKEVREMEQWAQASGITGVPAFIINDQYLISGAQPSEVFHQAFSQIAPTLQQINTGGDNCSIDGNC from the coding sequence ATGAGTAAACAAAAGATAAAGATCGATATAGTTTCGGATATTAACTGCCCGTGGTGTTATGTGGGCGAACAACGCCTGAACAGCGCCCTGGCAACAGCTAAAGACAACTATGAATTTGAGGTTGCTTTTAAACCATTTGAACTGAACGCTGCCATTGCTCCGGAAGGCATGGACAAAGTCGAGTATTTTAAAAATAACTACGGTCCGCAGATCGTATCGCAGATAGGCGCCATGAACCAGCGGCTGGCAGATACAGGAAAAGAGGTTGGCATTGAATTTAACTTTGAGAAGCAGACAAGAATCAATAACACCTTTAACGGGCACAGGCTTATCTGGCTTGCAGGCGAGTATGGCGTTCAGGAGAAAGTAGCAGAAGCATTATTCTATAGTTACTTTACCGAAGGCAACAACATGAACGACACAGACCTGCTTAAAAAGGTAGGAACTGAAAACGGTATACCGGCCGATAGGCTGGAGAACTTTTTTGAAAGCGAAGAAGGCAAAAAAGAAGTTCGCGAAATGGAGCAGTGGGCACAGGCTTCGGGCATTACCGGCGTACCGGCCTTTATCATAAACGACCAGTACCTGATTAGCGGAGCCCAGCCTTCAGAGGTATTCCACCAGGCATTTTCGCAGATAGCTCCTACTTTGCAACAAATCAATACCGGAGGAGACAACTGCAGCATTGACGGCAATTGCTAA
- a CDS encoding DUF3820 family protein: MENLGMDPQLLVDLVKMKMPFGKYKDIFISDLPVSYLEWFQRKGFPEGKLGMLLATAYEIKLNGLEFLLTPIKRNSRRIR; this comes from the coding sequence ATGGAGAATTTAGGGATGGATCCGCAGCTGCTCGTGGACCTGGTTAAGATGAAAATGCCGTTCGGTAAATACAAAGATATCTTTATCAGCGACCTGCCGGTTTCTTATCTGGAGTGGTTTCAGCGCAAAGGCTTTCCGGAGGGCAAACTGGGCATGTTGCTGGCCACAGCCTACGAAATTAAACTAAACGGCCTCGAATTTTTGTTAACACCTATCAAGCGAAACAGCAGGCGGATCAGGTAA
- a CDS encoding PA14 domain-containing protein has product MVLRNVYSKTVLNFIFHIRPVLILALLLSPTYSNAQTYSGPIVITKGGTYTGNWESTNSDVAAVDIRTTEPVVIINSNIRGAGFLIKSWYYAADITVKHTNGYGITPTPTSDYPKTRRFVTLNDFRNLVVENCYMESTTGIVLGDDYRGDGSPNQTIKIRYNKAKNIDGRVYGGKMHAQFVQFNYRGQVPHVEIAWNQVINEPNKSVKEDNINIYNSRGTPSSPIKIHNNYIQGAYPVNAQASSFSGGGILTDSDGNAERCPAFIEAHDNQLVNLGNYSMGIAAGHNIRYHHNRVINSATFDDGTRFNMYTSGVWSKDYEKTGITYSNSIDNNTLGVMAWNWPNDRRDISDMSGATAENNISLPGTITKQHERDEFTLWQQKLSSKGIVVGPGGSGEGIPTTTPAPVPEPAPEQTPEQDTTGSGEGMIISEIWTDIHIENVNEIPVEKAPSSTKELKIFESHSNVADHYGQRIRGYITAPASGQYTFWVAGDNNAELSLSTSEDPAQKQRIAYVNGYTGSREWSKQSSQRSAAIMLEAGKRYYIEVLHVEGKGEDNVAVGWQLPDGTLERPIAGNRLSPMGSATAPETPPAPTPEPAIIEATTYPNPFKNVVVLDMGNQKITLKQVVILTPEGVLKYNVPNVQLVDNKLEINLAKARLNAGMYFLKYTDSTGLSKTIRIIKE; this is encoded by the coding sequence ATGGTACTAAGAAATGTGTACTCCAAAACGGTTCTTAATTTCATTTTTCACATCCGGCCAGTTCTGATCCTGGCCCTTTTACTCTCTCCAACCTATTCAAATGCCCAGACCTACAGTGGCCCTATTGTCATTACAAAAGGCGGTACGTACACCGGTAACTGGGAGTCAACCAACTCAGATGTAGCAGCAGTTGATATCCGTACTACAGAGCCAGTCGTTATCATCAACTCCAATATACGGGGGGCCGGCTTCCTGATCAAAAGCTGGTACTATGCCGCCGATATCACTGTAAAGCATACGAACGGCTACGGCATTACGCCTACTCCCACTTCAGACTATCCCAAAACCCGACGCTTTGTAACGCTGAATGATTTCAGGAACCTGGTAGTAGAGAACTGTTACATGGAAAGCACCACCGGCATTGTGTTAGGCGATGATTATCGCGGAGACGGCTCCCCGAATCAAACGATCAAGATCCGGTATAACAAAGCCAAGAACATTGACGGGCGTGTGTACGGCGGCAAAATGCACGCACAGTTTGTACAGTTTAACTACAGAGGCCAGGTGCCCCATGTAGAGATCGCCTGGAATCAAGTGATCAATGAACCGAACAAATCGGTGAAGGAAGATAACATCAACATTTATAACTCGCGTGGCACCCCATCATCTCCTATTAAGATACATAACAACTACATACAGGGTGCCTACCCGGTAAATGCGCAGGCCAGCAGCTTCTCCGGTGGAGGTATTCTGACAGACAGTGATGGAAACGCAGAAAGATGCCCGGCCTTTATTGAGGCGCATGATAACCAACTGGTAAACCTGGGCAACTATTCCATGGGTATAGCAGCTGGCCATAACATCCGCTATCATCATAACAGAGTTATTAACTCCGCCACGTTTGATGACGGTACGCGCTTTAACATGTATACTTCCGGGGTGTGGAGTAAAGACTATGAAAAGACCGGCATTACCTATTCCAACTCCATCGACAATAACACCCTGGGCGTAATGGCCTGGAACTGGCCAAACGACAGAAGGGACATATCCGACATGTCGGGCGCTACCGCAGAGAACAATATCTCTTTACCAGGCACCATAACCAAACAGCACGAGCGCGATGAATTTACATTGTGGCAGCAAAAACTTAGCAGCAAAGGCATTGTAGTCGGCCCGGGCGGATCAGGGGAAGGTATACCCACAACAACTCCGGCACCAGTACCCGAACCAGCTCCGGAACAAACCCCGGAACAGGATACTACCGGAAGCGGTGAAGGCATGATCATCAGCGAAATATGGACTGATATACACATAGAGAATGTAAATGAGATACCTGTAGAAAAGGCACCATCAAGCACAAAAGAGTTAAAAATATTTGAGTCGCACAGCAATGTGGCTGACCATTATGGACAGCGGATACGGGGATATATAACAGCACCTGCCAGCGGGCAATATACTTTCTGGGTTGCAGGTGATAATAACGCCGAATTAAGCCTTAGCACATCCGAAGACCCGGCACAAAAGCAAAGAATAGCTTACGTAAATGGTTATACCGGCAGCCGCGAATGGAGCAAGCAATCATCTCAGCGATCGGCAGCCATAATGCTGGAAGCTGGCAAACGCTATTACATTGAAGTATTGCATGTGGAAGGAAAAGGGGAAGATAACGTTGCCGTAGGATGGCAGTTACCGGATGGTACCCTGGAAAGACCCATTGCAGGTAACAGACTATCGCCGATGGGTTCAGCCACTGCTCCTGAAACACCCCCGGCACCTACTCCGGAACCTGCCATAATTGAGGCAACCACTTACCCAAATCCTTTTAAAAATGTGGTAGTACTTGATATGGGCAACCAGAAAATCACCTTAAAGCAGGTGGTGATCCTGACCCCGGAAGGCGTTCTGAAATACAACGTCCCTAACGTGCAACTGGTTGATAACAAACTGGAAATTAACCTGGCAAAAGCCAGGCTTAATGCCGGAATGTATTTCCTGAAATACACAGACAGCACCGGGTTGAGCAAGACCATACGGATCATAAAAGAATAA
- a CDS encoding sialidase family protein: MKTPLHLVSFALLLFLGFACNSPAAEKNTQPLAKGRQPQLSVDAAGVTRIVYGLEENIYCTTSTDNGLSFTEPELVGTIPGLLLGMSMGPQIASSANYTLVTAIDKKGNIHSFSLDHATGKWEKAAGVNDVPQVAAEGLMSIASDENDTFYALWLDVRNNKQNKIALATATGPATSWSANRIIYESPDSTVCECCKPSIVVNGEEVNLMFRNWLNGSRDFYFTTSENGGKTFTAPQKLGNETWKVDGCPMDGGGLVLDENDRVHTAWQRNGNIYHARPGNAEVAVGKGRNCRISGGTNPAITWKDGDDLKLKFLRSEAIQTIGKGNYIETIELPDKRTLCVWENDKELFFKRI, from the coding sequence ATGAAGACACCCCTGCACCTCGTATCGTTTGCACTGCTTTTATTCCTGGGCTTTGCCTGCAACTCCCCTGCTGCCGAAAAAAATACCCAGCCGCTGGCAAAAGGGCGCCAGCCTCAACTATCGGTAGATGCAGCTGGCGTTACCCGTATAGTGTATGGCCTGGAAGAAAATATCTATTGCACAACTTCTACAGACAACGGGCTGAGCTTTACAGAACCAGAACTGGTGGGTACCATCCCGGGGCTTTTGCTAGGTATGTCGATGGGGCCACAGATCGCAAGTTCAGCCAACTATACGCTTGTTACCGCTATCGATAAAAAAGGAAATATTCACTCCTTCAGCCTGGACCATGCCACTGGTAAATGGGAAAAAGCCGCTGGTGTAAACGATGTGCCACAGGTTGCTGCCGAAGGCCTGATGAGTATTGCCAGCGACGAAAACGACACCTTTTACGCCCTATGGCTGGATGTACGCAATAACAAGCAAAACAAGATCGCACTGGCTACAGCTACCGGCCCTGCCACCTCCTGGTCGGCAAACCGTATTATTTATGAGTCTCCTGACAGCACTGTTTGTGAATGCTGCAAGCCGAGTATCGTTGTAAATGGTGAAGAAGTAAACCTGATGTTCCGTAACTGGCTGAACGGTTCGCGCGACTTCTATTTTACAACCTCAGAAAACGGCGGCAAAACCTTTACGGCCCCACAGAAATTAGGCAATGAAACCTGGAAAGTGGATGGCTGCCCGATGGATGGCGGTGGCCTGGTGCTAGACGAAAACGACCGTGTGCATACGGCCTGGCAGCGCAATGGCAACATTTACCACGCCCGGCCCGGCAACGCCGAAGTAGCAGTTGGCAAAGGCCGTAACTGCCGCATAAGTGGTGGCACCAACCCTGCCATCACCTGGAAAGACGGCGATGATCTGAAACTGAAATTCCTGCGCTCCGAAGCCATACAAACTATAGGCAAAGGCAACTACATCGAAACGATAGAGCTGCCCGACAAACGTACGCTTTGCGTTTGGGAAAATGATAAAGAACTGTTCTTCAAAAGAATCTGA
- a CDS encoding DUF3347 domain-containing protein, whose product MKKTFVAAAFAAFVFTSCSDTKQETVAETGNMEHHEGMAHGDNMPAEGKVVVEAPDYTAAEAPVKTQIAAVVDNYLKLKDNLVASDAKKAQEDAKAIVAAANKVEVTGLEGEQKTFAEERLSEVKQAASAMAEAAELDLQRAQLELLSEATFALTKAFGAADQTLYYQHCPMANNDQGAYWLSSNEEIRNPYFGDQMLKCGSNEEVYKK is encoded by the coding sequence ATGAAGAAAACATTTGTAGCAGCTGCCTTTGCAGCGTTTGTATTTACTTCTTGTTCTGACACAAAGCAGGAAACTGTTGCAGAAACCGGTAACATGGAGCACCACGAAGGCATGGCTCATGGCGACAACATGCCCGCTGAAGGCAAAGTAGTGGTAGAAGCGCCGGATTATACGGCTGCAGAAGCTCCTGTAAAAACGCAGATCGCTGCTGTAGTTGACAATTACCTCAAACTGAAAGATAACCTGGTAGCCTCTGACGCTAAAAAAGCACAGGAAGATGCCAAAGCTATAGTTGCTGCCGCAAATAAAGTAGAAGTAACCGGCCTGGAAGGTGAACAGAAAACGTTTGCTGAAGAGAGACTGAGTGAAGTAAAACAAGCAGCTTCGGCTATGGCAGAGGCAGCAGAACTGGATCTGCAGCGTGCACAGCTGGAACTACTTTCTGAAGCTACTTTTGCCTTAACCAAAGCATTTGGCGCTGCCGACCAGACACTTTACTACCAGCATTGCCCGATGGCCAACAACGATCAGGGTGCTTACTGGCTAAGCTCAAACGAGGAAATCCGTAACCCTTATTTTGGTGACCAGATGCTGAAGTGCGGTAGCAACGAAGAAGTTTACAAAAAGTAA
- a CDS encoding VOC family protein: MVDNYKVPAKTCIGHVHLKVSDLQRTLDFYTGLLGFELMQMYGEEAAFVSAGGYHHHIGLNTWFSKGTGPAPKHAAGLFHTAILYPTRKDLAVILKRLIDANYPITGASDHGVSEAIYLNDPDHNGLELYWDKPKSHWPTHADGSLYMYTRHLDLENLLKELE; encoded by the coding sequence ATGGTAGACAACTATAAAGTACCCGCAAAAACCTGTATCGGCCATGTGCATTTAAAAGTTTCAGATCTGCAGCGAACCCTCGACTTTTATACCGGCCTGCTTGGCTTTGAACTGATGCAGATGTATGGTGAGGAGGCAGCATTTGTCTCAGCGGGTGGCTACCACCATCATATCGGGCTTAACACCTGGTTTAGTAAAGGAACCGGTCCGGCGCCAAAACATGCTGCGGGGCTTTTCCATACAGCTATACTTTACCCTACCCGCAAAGACCTGGCAGTTATACTTAAACGCCTGATAGATGCAAACTACCCGATCACGGGTGCCTCAGACCATGGTGTTTCAGAAGCGATCTACCTGAATGACCCCGACCATAACGGCCTCGAACTATACTGGGATAAACCAAAATCGCACTGGCCTACTCATGCTGACGGCTCCTTGTATATGTACACCCGCCACCTCGACCTGGAAAACCTCTTAAAGGAACTGGAGTAA
- a CDS encoding NADP-dependent oxidoreductase: protein MKTRTILLNERPQGLPADTTFKFTEEELPELQDGQVLLKALYISVDPYMRGRMSDAKSYVPPYKLNEPIAGGIIAEVTESRNAKLPQGSVVLGNLPWQTYSISDGKGLTMIDPKIAPLSYYLGILGMPGITAYCGLLFIGDPKPGETVVVSGAAGAVGSVVGQIAKLKGCRVIGIAGSDDKVAYLKQELGFDDAINYKSTSDMRSALKAACPDGVDVYFDNVGGEISDAVYSLLNNFARIAVCGQIALYNATTPPVGPRVEPVLLKTKSLMKGFIVSDYADRFGEAAAGLAGWIQEGKLKYEETIAEGFDQLPHAFLGLFSGENIGKQLVKVAEYSGS, encoded by the coding sequence ATGAAAACAAGAACCATCTTACTGAACGAACGCCCACAAGGCCTGCCTGCCGACACCACGTTTAAATTTACGGAAGAGGAATTGCCTGAACTGCAGGATGGGCAAGTCCTGCTGAAAGCACTTTACATTTCAGTAGACCCGTATATGCGGGGACGCATGAGCGATGCAAAATCGTATGTGCCACCCTACAAACTGAACGAACCTATTGCGGGTGGTATAATAGCCGAGGTAACGGAGAGCCGCAATGCAAAACTACCGCAAGGCAGCGTGGTCTTAGGCAACCTGCCCTGGCAAACCTATAGTATCTCCGATGGCAAAGGCCTGACAATGATCGACCCAAAGATTGCCCCATTGAGCTATTATTTAGGCATACTGGGTATGCCTGGCATTACAGCTTACTGCGGACTACTCTTTATAGGTGACCCGAAACCCGGAGAGACAGTGGTGGTGTCCGGAGCGGCTGGTGCGGTAGGCTCTGTTGTGGGGCAGATAGCAAAGCTGAAAGGTTGCCGCGTAATAGGCATTGCAGGTTCTGATGATAAAGTAGCTTATCTGAAACAGGAATTAGGCTTTGATGATGCGATCAACTATAAAAGTACTTCTGATATGCGCAGTGCGCTGAAAGCTGCGTGCCCGGATGGGGTAGACGTTTATTTTGATAATGTAGGCGGGGAGATATCTGACGCTGTCTATAGTTTGCTGAACAACTTTGCCCGCATAGCAGTTTGCGGACAGATCGCTTTATACAATGCTACTACGCCACCAGTAGGGCCACGTGTTGAGCCTGTTTTACTTAAAACCAAGTCGCTGATGAAAGGATTTATAGTGAGCGATTACGCCGACAGGTTTGGAGAAGCCGCCGCAGGACTGGCAGGCTGGATACAGGAAGGAAAGCTGAAATACGAAGAAACAATTGCAGAAGGTTTTGACCAGTTACCACATGCCTTCTTAGGATTGTTCTCGGGTGAGAATATAGGAAAGCAGCTCGTTAAGGTAGCAGAGTATAGCGGTAGCTAA
- a CDS encoding ABC transporter permease translates to MNAKLILGIAKSLLLARLGQTLVAAVGVTFSIAMFITLLSFMNGLNDLLDGLILNRTPHVRLYNEIKPSEHQPINSAAAFKNSYNFISSIKSGISRQEIYNSGPILQAVKNDPRVLGATPKVTSQVFFNEGTIDITGVINGVDVEEEMRLFKFRDYVTAGNAIDAKNVSNSIILGKGLANILAADIGDVVQVTTVQGERFPLKVVGYFQSGIQEIDKVQSYASIVTTQKLMGKPANYITDIQVKLHDLEMAPAVAQEYRQKFNIDAEDIQTANSQFETGSNVRSIISYAVGITLLIVAGFGIFNILNMMIYEKMDSIAILKATGFSGRDVNSVFLVIALSIGFFGGMVGLLFGFIFSVIIDNIPFVTAALPTVKTYPVNYSPVFYFIGGIFSLITTYFAGFFPARKASRVDPVEIIRGK, encoded by the coding sequence ATGAATGCAAAGCTAATTTTAGGGATAGCCAAATCGCTGCTGCTGGCCCGGCTGGGGCAAACCCTGGTTGCTGCCGTAGGCGTTACGTTCAGTATTGCCATGTTTATTACGCTGCTTAGTTTTATGAACGGCCTCAACGACCTGCTCGATGGCCTGATCCTGAACCGCACGCCCCACGTACGCCTTTACAACGAGATCAAGCCGAGTGAGCACCAGCCCATCAATTCGGCTGCAGCTTTTAAGAACTCCTATAACTTTATCAGCTCTATAAAATCGGGAATCAGCAGGCAGGAGATCTATAACAGCGGCCCAATCTTACAGGCAGTTAAAAACGACCCGCGCGTGCTGGGCGCTACCCCAAAAGTAACATCACAGGTGTTCTTTAACGAAGGAACTATAGATATTACCGGCGTAATAAACGGGGTAGATGTGGAGGAGGAAATGCGTCTTTTCAAATTCCGGGATTATGTGACCGCAGGCAATGCGATTGATGCAAAGAACGTTTCCAACAGCATTATTTTAGGAAAAGGCCTGGCCAATATTCTGGCCGCCGACATTGGCGATGTGGTACAGGTTACCACGGTGCAGGGCGAACGGTTCCCGCTGAAAGTGGTGGGTTATTTTCAGTCGGGCATACAGGAAATTGATAAGGTGCAGAGCTACGCTTCTATTGTTACCACGCAAAAGCTGATGGGCAAACCAGCCAACTACATCACCGACATACAGGTAAAGCTGCACGACCTTGAAATGGCCCCAGCCGTTGCCCAGGAATACAGGCAAAAGTTTAACATCGACGCCGAAGACATCCAGACAGCCAATTCGCAGTTTGAAACAGGTAGCAATGTGCGGTCTATTATCTCGTATGCTGTGGGAATAACGCTGCTTATAGTTGCGGGCTTCGGTATTTTCAACATCCTGAACATGATGATCTATGAAAAAATGGATTCCATAGCGATTCTTAAGGCTACCGGTTTTTCGGGCAGGGATGTAAACAGCGTGTTCCTGGTAATAGCGTTGAGCATCGGTTTTTTCGGAGGGATGGTCGGGTTACTGTTCGGTTTTATTTTCTCGGTAATTATCGACAATATTCCATTTGTAACGGCCGCGCTGCCAACGGTAAAAACATACCCGGTAAACTATAGCCCGGTCTTTTATTTTATCGGGGGCATCTTTTCATTGATCACCACGTATTTCGCAGGTTTTTTTCCGGCACGGAAAGCCAGCAGAGTAGACCCTGTAGAAATTATAAGAGGGAAATAA
- a CDS encoding ABC transporter ATP-binding protein: protein MQDTILEARHIVKEFHDPVTVQVLTDITFKITRGEFVSVIGKSGCGKSTLLYILSTMDTDYKGELLIDQELMTGRSDAELARIRNEKIGFVFQFHYLLNEFSVIRNVMLPGLKLGRYSEQEVEHRALEKLKMLGIDHLAKKEAYRISGGEKQRVAIARAMINDPHIIMGDEPTGNLDTKNSELVFEIFHELAEVHNQTLLIVTHDQGFAGRSGRIIEMEDGRIIRH, encoded by the coding sequence ATGCAGGACACGATACTGGAGGCAAGGCACATTGTAAAGGAGTTTCATGACCCGGTAACGGTGCAGGTGCTCACAGATATTACTTTTAAAATTACCAGGGGAGAGTTTGTTTCTGTTATCGGGAAGTCGGGTTGTGGCAAGTCTACGCTGCTTTATATCCTGTCAACGATGGATACGGACTATAAAGGTGAGCTGCTGATAGACCAGGAATTGATGACCGGCAGGAGCGATGCGGAGCTGGCGCGCATCCGCAACGAAAAGATCGGTTTTGTGTTCCAGTTTCATTACCTGCTCAACGAGTTTTCGGTTATCCGGAATGTTATGTTGCCGGGCTTAAAATTAGGCAGGTACAGCGAACAGGAAGTAGAGCACCGGGCACTGGAAAAACTGAAAATGCTGGGCATAGATCACCTGGCAAAAAAAGAGGCTTACCGCATTTCAGGAGGTGAAAAGCAGCGTGTGGCCATTGCCCGCGCCATGATAAACGACCCGCACATAATAATGGGCGACGAGCCAACCGGGAACCTGGATACCAAAAACAGCGAACTAGTATTCGAGATATTTCATGAACTGGCCGAAGTGCATAACCAGACCTTGCTTATAGTTACCCACGACCAGGGTTTTGCCGGACGCAGCGGCCGGATAATCGAAATGGAAGATGGCAGGATAATCAGGCATTAA
- a CDS encoding DUF1543 domain-containing protein → MAVQKLFMVMVGCRPPGRNTEQHDVFFGIGQTIKDIVPQLKKFWPGAGKMHVDAWREITIVDTWKIEVVPKQETPVENDGYSLYFLNLGGYKQGEFDEFHYKMLVVAKDKNEALRVAKKSAFYRHTGFKEAPAHIDDKFGVDVDDLHQVKEILAPDLKDRYSLRIKPINSPETDKLYLGYFPFDKL, encoded by the coding sequence ATGGCAGTTCAGAAATTATTTATGGTGATGGTAGGGTGCCGGCCACCCGGCCGAAACACAGAACAGCACGACGTGTTTTTTGGGATAGGGCAAACTATAAAAGACATTGTTCCGCAGCTTAAAAAATTCTGGCCCGGTGCCGGCAAAATGCACGTAGATGCCTGGCGAGAAATAACTATAGTTGATACCTGGAAAATTGAGGTTGTACCAAAGCAGGAAACACCAGTTGAGAATGATGGCTATAGTTTATATTTCCTGAACCTGGGCGGCTACAAGCAAGGTGAGTTTGATGAGTTTCATTACAAAATGCTGGTAGTGGCTAAAGATAAAAATGAGGCATTGCGGGTGGCAAAGAAATCGGCATTTTACAGGCACACAGGTTTTAAGGAAGCACCGGCACACATAGACGATAAGTTTGGCGTGGACGTTGATGATCTGCACCAGGTTAAGGAGATTCTTGCCCCTGATCTAAAAGACCGCTATAGTTTGCGCATCAAACCCATAAACAGCCCGGAAACCGATAAACTATACCTTGGTTATTTTCCGTTTGATAAACTATAA
- a CDS encoding efflux RND transporter periplasmic adaptor subunit, protein MKLYFPLAFLLILTACTGKHETTQPTVEAITESVYASGVVKSRDQYQVFPTVSGIIQQLFVTEGDVVKKGDPLLKIDNETARLNTENARIAAEYSSVSANAAKLSELQETIDLARSKKQNDSMLLVRQRNLWANKIGTRVELEQRELNYKNSVTALQSARLRYNDLKKQLNFAAKQSQKNLEISETITGDYTVRSETDGKVYSVLKEKGEMVSPQIPVAVIGAADDFILELQVDEYDIARIQPGQQVLLNLDSYKGQVFEAKVYKVNPAMNERTRSFTVEASFVTKPPALYPNLTTEANIVIRRKQNALIIPREYLVDGTYVLNEDNEKVPVKTGLKDYQKVEILKGLTRDDVIVKPAQ, encoded by the coding sequence ATGAAACTATACTTTCCACTTGCTTTTTTACTTATACTAACTGCCTGCACAGGTAAGCACGAGACCACCCAGCCAACAGTAGAGGCTATTACAGAATCGGTTTATGCGTCGGGTGTGGTGAAAAGCAGGGACCAGTACCAGGTTTTTCCCACTGTAAGCGGCATTATACAGCAGCTATTTGTTACCGAAGGCGATGTTGTTAAAAAAGGCGACCCGCTGCTGAAAATAGATAACGAAACAGCCCGGCTAAACACCGAAAACGCCCGCATTGCTGCCGAATACTCCAGCGTAAGCGCCAATGCTGCCAAACTAAGCGAACTGCAGGAAACCATAGACCTGGCCCGGAGCAAAAAGCAAAACGACTCGATGCTGTTGGTAAGGCAACGCAACCTGTGGGCAAACAAAATAGGTACCCGTGTAGAGCTGGAGCAACGGGAACTGAACTATAAAAATTCTGTAACAGCCTTACAGTCTGCCAGATTGCGCTATAATGATCTGAAAAAGCAGCTGAACTTTGCCGCAAAACAGTCGCAGAAGAATCTGGAGATAAGCGAGACCATAACCGGTGATTACACGGTCAGAAGCGAAACGGACGGGAAGGTATATAGCGTACTGAAAGAGAAAGGGGAGATGGTGAGCCCCCAGATACCGGTTGCAGTAATTGGTGCTGCCGATGACTTTATACTGGAATTGCAGGTAGATGAATACGACATTGCCCGCATACAACCAGGCCAGCAGGTGTTGCTCAATTTAGACAGCTACAAAGGACAGGTATTTGAGGCAAAAGTGTATAAGGTGAACCCGGCCATGAACGAGCGCACCCGTTCGTTTACCGTCGAAGCCAGTTTTGTTACCAAACCGCCAGCACTTTACCCGAACCTTACCACCGAAGCAAATATTGTAATACGGCGCAAACAAAATGCACTGATCATTCCGCGGGAATACCTGGTTGACGGAACCTATGTGCTGAACGAGGACAATGAAAAAGTGCCGGTTAAAACAGGACTGAAAGATTACCAGAAAGTGGAGATACTGAAAGGGCTGACCAGGGATGACGTGATCGTAAAGCCGGCACAATGA